The following are encoded together in the Mastacembelus armatus chromosome 6, fMasArm1.2, whole genome shotgun sequence genome:
- the pyurf gene encoding protein preY, mitochondrial, with protein sequence MFRNVLDRLVTQTVRFRGHVKHTALTRRITPASVCVRGFTDAQDGAQQPFDTSILEVLVCPLSKKPLRYEAKTNELINEELGIAYSIIDGIPNMIPQEARLIQKHVDTTVTPTQE encoded by the exons ATGTTTCGCAATGTTTTGGATCGGTTAGTGACACAGACAGTTCGTTTTCGTGGTCATGTGAAACACACGGCTCTAACACGGAGGATAACACccgcgtctgtgtgtgtgaggggctTTACGGACGCGCAGGACGGCGCTCAGCAGCCCTTCGACACCTCTATCCTTGAAGTCCTGGTCTGCCCGCTCTCCAAGAAGCCCCTGAG ATATGAGGCCAAGACCAACGAGCTGATCAACGAGGAGCTTGGCATTGCCTATTCCATCATTGACGGCATTCCCAACATGATCCCTCAGGAAGCCAGACTTATTCAGAAACACGTGGACACCACGGTCACACCAACACAAGAATAG
- the LOC113133534 gene encoding phosphatidylinositol N-acetylglucosaminyltransferase subunit Y-like: MFSLSVMVGLVPIVSLCGLFYSAAVDDNFPQGCTSSNSLCFYSLLLPVTIPVYVFFHLWSWMGIKLFRHN; this comes from the coding sequence atgttctctctgtctgtgatgGTGGGACTGGTTCCAATAGTGTCactctgtggtttgttttacTCTGCTGCTGTGGATGACAACTTCCCTCAAGGCTGCACTAGCAGCAACAGTCTGTGTTTCTACAGCTTGCTGCTGCCAGTCACCATCCCTGTCTATGTCTTCTTCCACCTCTGGAGTTGGATGGGGATCAAGCTCTTTAGACACAATTAG
- the pth1a gene encoding parathyroid hormone 1a, giving the protein MRNLDYKIVFISLCILHIFTLCEGRPLRKRTVSEVQLMHNLGEHKQVQERREWLQMRLRGIHTASARGSSSSSREAGRTRSRLRPEELPYLGDLTPEETQYTLNFLEKIAKAKRS; this is encoded by the exons ATGCGAAATCTGGACTATAAAATCGTATTCATTTCACTCTGCATTTTACACATCTTCACTCTCTGTGAAGGGCGCCCCCTAAG AAAACGGACTGTGAGTGAGGTCCAGCTCATGCACAACCTCGGTGAGCACAAGCAGGTGCAGGAGCGCCGGGAGTGGCTGCAGATGAGGCTCCGGGGCATCCACACCGCCTCGGCCcggggcagcagcagcagcagcagggaggcGGGTCGAACGAGGAGTAGACTGCGTCCTGAGGAGCTGCCCTACCTGGGCGACTTAACGCCTGAGGAGACCCAGTACACTTTGAACTTCCTGGAAAAGATCGCCAAGGCAAAGCGGTcatga